One segment of Streptomyces sp. NBC_01463 DNA contains the following:
- a CDS encoding Gfo/Idh/MocA family oxidoreductase translates to MTTSVTPLRIGLVGTGPWARNTQAPALAAHPGAVLSGVWGRRAEAAGELAAAHGTEAYTGDAGLDELFATSDAVAFALPPDVQAPLAARAAAAGCHLLMDKPVATTVEGARQVAEAAEQARVGSIVFCTLRFAPETAAWITEQHAAGGWFTAHAEWIGALWAPGADSEYAASPWRHEKGGLWDVGPHALSVLIPVLGDVTSLTAARGPADTHHLVLRHTSGASSTVTLTLAAPAAAAGVGIALRGEHGVVGLPRWDGAVGAFRAAVDALIESVRTGEAHPCDVRFGLRLTELLAEAEAQAGA, encoded by the coding sequence ATGACGACATCCGTGACCCCCCTGCGCATCGGCCTGGTCGGTACGGGCCCCTGGGCCCGTAACACCCAGGCCCCCGCCCTCGCCGCCCACCCCGGCGCCGTGCTGAGCGGGGTGTGGGGCCGCCGTGCCGAGGCCGCCGGGGAGCTGGCCGCCGCGCACGGCACCGAGGCGTACACCGGCGACGCCGGGCTCGACGAGCTCTTCGCCACGAGCGACGCCGTCGCGTTCGCGCTGCCGCCGGACGTCCAGGCCCCCCTGGCCGCCCGCGCCGCGGCGGCCGGCTGCCACCTGCTGATGGACAAGCCGGTGGCCACCACCGTCGAGGGCGCCCGTCAGGTGGCCGAGGCGGCCGAACAGGCCCGGGTCGGCTCGATCGTCTTCTGCACCCTGCGCTTCGCACCGGAGACCGCCGCCTGGATCACCGAACAGCACGCGGCGGGCGGCTGGTTCACCGCCCACGCCGAGTGGATCGGCGCCCTGTGGGCCCCCGGCGCCGACAGTGAGTACGCCGCGTCCCCCTGGCGCCACGAGAAGGGCGGCCTCTGGGACGTCGGCCCGCACGCGCTCTCGGTCCTCATCCCGGTACTGGGCGACGTCACCTCCCTGACCGCGGCCCGCGGCCCCGCCGACACCCACCACCTCGTCCTGCGCCACACCTCCGGCGCCTCCAGCACGGTCACTCTGACCCTGGCCGCACCCGCGGCCGCGGCCGGCGTGGGCATCGCGCTCCGGGGCGAGCACGGCGTCGTCGGACTGCCCCGGTGGGACGGCGCCGTCGGCGCGTTCCGGGCAGCGGTGGACGCGCTGATCGAATCGGTGCGCACGGGGGAGGCGCACCCCTGCGACGTACGGTTCGGCCTCCGGCTGACCGAACTGCTCGCGGAGGCCGAGGCACAGGCGGGGGCGTAG
- a CDS encoding MarR family transcriptional regulator produces the protein MSEQGTEMEIIHLLRRVTVEFGLRQAEFAARHGMHPTDVRALVCLLDAERGGTGFTAGRLGAELGLNSAGTTSLIDRLERLGHLTRTRDPEDGRRVLLGVTPQAVELGWAAFGPMIGSAVALLREFDPGEAAAVRRFLHGFHAAVSEPGRE, from the coding sequence ATGAGCGAGCAGGGGACCGAGATGGAGATCATCCATCTGCTGCGCAGGGTCACGGTCGAATTCGGTCTGCGCCAGGCCGAGTTCGCGGCCCGGCACGGTATGCATCCCACCGATGTGCGGGCCCTGGTCTGTCTGCTCGACGCCGAGCGCGGCGGGACCGGTTTCACGGCCGGCCGGCTCGGCGCCGAGCTGGGGCTCAATTCGGCCGGGACCACGTCGCTCATCGACCGGCTGGAGCGCCTGGGCCATCTGACGCGTACCCGCGACCCCGAGGACGGGCGGCGGGTGCTGCTGGGCGTGACCCCGCAGGCGGTGGAGCTGGGGTGGGCGGCGTTCGGGCCGATGATCGGGAGCGCGGTGGCGCTGCTGCGGGAGTTCGACCCGGGCGAGGCCGCCGCCGTGCGGCGGTTCCTGCACGGCTTCCACGCCGCGGTGTCGGAGCCGGGGCGGGAGTGA
- a CDS encoding alpha/beta hydrolase, whose translation MKRTASVSASDAFRTAYDEILATEWPAGTASTAVSTPYGTTHLNSCGPEDAPPLLLLPGGGATSTVWYAQAASLGRSHRVHAVDLVGEPGRSTVGERPIRTPADLHGWLDAVLDALDAGPAALCGHSYGGWIALQYALHAPHRLRKLVLVDPTGCFAGFRPGYLLHALPMLLRPDAARTRAFLAWETGHAPLDPAWLRLREAAAGLPAVRPVTGPRPSADALRALGVPALILLAEESRAQDTPRVATAVKRLLPRAETVVLPGVSHHALPLHEPAAGELNRRMLRFLDGPAR comes from the coding sequence ATGAAACGCACCGCGTCCGTGTCCGCCTCCGACGCCTTCCGCACGGCCTACGACGAGATCCTGGCCACCGAGTGGCCCGCCGGCACGGCCTCGACAGCGGTCTCCACCCCGTACGGCACCACCCACCTCAACAGCTGCGGTCCCGAGGACGCCCCGCCGCTGCTCCTGCTCCCCGGCGGGGGCGCGACCTCCACCGTCTGGTACGCCCAGGCCGCGAGCCTGGGCCGCAGCCACCGGGTCCACGCCGTCGACCTGGTGGGCGAGCCGGGCCGCAGCACGGTGGGGGAGCGCCCGATCCGGACCCCGGCGGATCTGCACGGCTGGCTCGACGCGGTCCTGGACGCCCTCGACGCCGGACCCGCCGCCCTGTGCGGCCACTCCTACGGCGGCTGGATCGCCCTCCAGTACGCCCTGCACGCACCTCACCGGCTCCGGAAGCTGGTCCTCGTCGACCCGACCGGCTGCTTCGCCGGCTTCCGTCCCGGCTACCTTCTGCACGCGCTCCCGATGCTGCTGCGTCCCGACGCCGCCCGCACGCGCGCCTTCCTCGCCTGGGAGACGGGCCACGCCCCGCTGGACCCGGCCTGGCTGCGACTGCGCGAGGCGGCGGCGGGCCTCCCGGCGGTCCGGCCGGTCACCGGACCCCGCCCGTCGGCCGACGCCCTGCGCGCCCTCGGCGTACCGGCCCTGATCCTGCTCGCCGAAGAGAGCCGCGCCCAGGACACGCCCCGGGTCGCCACCGCGGTGAAGCGGCTGCTGCCGCGGGCCGAGACGGTCGTACTGCCCGGCGTCTCGCACCACGCGCTGCCGCTGCACGAACCGGCGGCGGGCGAGCTGAACCGCAGGATGCTGCGGTTCCTCGACGGCCCGGCCCGCTAG
- a CDS encoding arsenate reductase family protein, producing the protein MEIWINPACSKCRSAVRLLDAEGADYTVRRYLEDVPSPDEIRAVLDRLGLEPWDITRTQEADAKELGLGEWPRDADARERWIAALAGHPKLIQRPIITAEDGTAVVARTDEAVRDALGR; encoded by the coding sequence ATGGAGATCTGGATCAATCCCGCCTGTTCCAAGTGCCGCAGCGCGGTGCGGCTGCTCGACGCGGAGGGCGCCGACTACACCGTCCGCCGCTACCTGGAGGACGTGCCGTCGCCGGACGAGATCCGGGCCGTGCTCGACCGGCTGGGTCTTGAGCCGTGGGACATCACGCGCACACAGGAGGCGGACGCGAAGGAGCTGGGTCTCGGGGAGTGGCCGCGCGACGCGGACGCCCGGGAGCGGTGGATCGCCGCGCTCGCCGGCCACCCGAAACTGATCCAGCGCCCGATCATCACCGCCGAGGACGGCACGGCCGTGGTCGCGCGCACGGATGAGGCGGTCCGGGACGCCCTGGGGCGCTGA
- a CDS encoding GNAT family N-acetyltransferase encodes MAQYFREMGLRVLGRPVTEGELRRVIDEDPHSGLGPPDGTFLVARDAGGEILGYAGVRLLPGVPATAELKRMFVRPAGRGAGLGRGLLRAVEAAARRLGASRIVCETNTELTEARALYTAHGYRETGPYDGHGKAEHWYAKPLGEGAARG; translated from the coding sequence ATGGCGCAGTACTTCCGCGAGATGGGACTGCGGGTGCTGGGCCGCCCGGTCACGGAGGGGGAGCTCCGGCGGGTGATCGACGAGGATCCGCACAGCGGTCTCGGCCCGCCGGACGGCACGTTCCTCGTCGCCCGTGACGCCGGCGGCGAGATCCTCGGATACGCCGGGGTCCGGCTGCTGCCGGGCGTCCCGGCGACAGCGGAGCTGAAGCGCATGTTCGTACGCCCGGCAGGACGCGGGGCGGGCCTGGGGCGCGGCCTGCTCCGCGCCGTCGAGGCGGCGGCGCGCAGGCTGGGCGCCTCCCGCATCGTGTGCGAGACCAACACCGAACTCACCGAGGCGCGGGCCCTGTACACGGCGCACGGCTACCGGGAGACCGGCCCCTACGACGGACACGGCAAGGCGGAGCACTGGTACGCCAAGCCGCTCGGTGAGGGGGCGGCGCGGGGGTAG
- the glnA gene encoding type I glutamate--ammonia ligase, which translates to MFQNADDVKKYIADEDVKFIDVRFCDLPGVMQHFTIPAAAFDPTEELAFDGSSIRGFQAIHESDMALRADLSTARVDPFRRDKTVNINFFIHDPITGEQYSRDPRNVAKKAEAYLASTGIADTAYFGPEAEFYVFDNVRFQTSANESFYHIDSEAGAWNTGSTENNRGYKVRYKGGYFPTPPVDHFADLRAEISLELDKNGLQVERQHHEVGTAGQAEINYKFNTLLAAADDLMLFKYIVKNVAWRNGKTATFMPKPIFGDNGSGMHVHQSLWAGGDPLFYDEQGYAGLSDMARYYIGGILKHAPSLLAFTNPTVNSYHRLVPGFEAPVNMVYSQRNRSAAMRIPITGSNPKAKRVEFRAPDPSSNPYLAFSALLMAGLDGVKNKIEPAEPIDKDLYELAPEEHANVQQVPTSLPAVLDALEADHEYLLAGGVFTSDLIETWVDFKRTNEIAPIQLRPHPHEFELYFDL; encoded by the coding sequence ATGTTCCAGAACGCCGACGACGTGAAGAAGTACATCGCCGACGAAGACGTCAAGTTCATCGACGTCCGGTTCTGCGACCTGCCCGGTGTGATGCAGCACTTCACCATCCCGGCGGCGGCCTTCGACCCGACCGAGGAGCTCGCCTTCGACGGCTCGTCGATCCGAGGCTTCCAGGCCATCCACGAGTCCGACATGGCGCTCCGCGCGGACCTGTCGACCGCCCGTGTCGACCCGTTCCGCCGCGACAAGACCGTCAACATCAACTTCTTCATCCACGACCCGATCACCGGCGAGCAGTACAGCCGTGACCCGCGCAACGTGGCCAAGAAGGCCGAGGCGTACCTCGCCTCCACCGGCATCGCCGACACCGCGTACTTCGGCCCCGAGGCCGAGTTCTACGTGTTCGACAACGTCCGCTTCCAGACCTCGGCGAACGAGTCGTTCTACCACATCGACTCCGAGGCGGGCGCCTGGAACACCGGGTCGACGGAGAACAACCGCGGCTACAAGGTCCGCTACAAGGGCGGTTACTTCCCGACCCCGCCGGTCGACCACTTCGCCGACCTGCGTGCCGAGATCTCCCTGGAGCTGGACAAGAACGGCCTCCAGGTCGAGCGCCAGCACCACGAGGTCGGCACCGCCGGCCAGGCCGAGATCAACTACAAGTTCAACACGCTGCTCGCCGCGGCCGACGACCTGATGCTCTTCAAGTACATCGTGAAGAACGTCGCCTGGCGCAACGGCAAGACCGCGACCTTCATGCCGAAGCCGATCTTCGGCGACAACGGCTCGGGCATGCACGTCCACCAGTCCCTGTGGGCCGGCGGCGACCCGCTGTTCTACGACGAGCAGGGCTACGCGGGCCTCTCGGACATGGCGCGCTACTACATCGGCGGCATCCTGAAGCACGCCCCGTCGCTGCTGGCGTTCACCAACCCGACGGTGAACTCCTACCACCGCCTGGTCCCCGGCTTCGAGGCCCCGGTCAACATGGTCTACTCGCAGCGCAACCGCTCCGCCGCGATGCGCATCCCGATCACGGGCTCCAACCCGAAGGCCAAGCGCGTCGAGTTCCGCGCCCCGGACCCGTCGTCCAACCCGTACCTCGCCTTCTCGGCCCTCCTGATGGCCGGCCTGGACGGCGTGAAGAACAAGATCGAGCCGGCCGAGCCGATCGACAAGGACCTCTACGAGCTGGCTCCCGAGGAGCACGCCAACGTCCAGCAGGTCCCGACGTCCCTCCCGGCCGTCCTGGACGCCCTGGAGGCGGACCACGAGTACCTCCTCGCGGGCGGCGTCTTCACGTCCGACCTGATCGAGACGTGGGTCGACTTCAAGCGGACGAACGAGATCGCCCCGATCCAGCTGCGCCCGCACCCGCACGAGTTCGAGCTGTACTTCGACCTCTAA
- a CDS encoding RDD family protein produces MDNRQAIGSWLSGPRAAAEEMGADFGYRGKRLGLPEQGPGAMAPLGRRFGAIFVDWALCMLIAYGLFARGDQQAAGNWALGIFLVLSVLTVGTIGCTPGKRLLGIKVVAEGGGRLGAGRVLARSVLLCLVIPALVWDRDGRGLHDRVARAVQVRS; encoded by the coding sequence GTGGACAACAGGCAAGCAATCGGATCGTGGCTCTCCGGGCCGCGTGCGGCCGCCGAGGAGATGGGCGCCGACTTCGGCTACCGCGGAAAGCGGCTCGGGCTGCCCGAGCAGGGACCCGGGGCCATGGCGCCCCTCGGCCGCCGCTTCGGCGCGATCTTCGTCGACTGGGCGCTGTGCATGCTGATCGCATACGGGCTGTTCGCTCGCGGTGACCAGCAGGCGGCCGGCAACTGGGCGCTCGGCATCTTCCTCGTACTGAGTGTGCTCACCGTCGGCACCATCGGCTGCACGCCCGGCAAGCGTCTCCTGGGCATCAAGGTGGTCGCCGAGGGCGGCGGGCGCCTGGGGGCCGGACGGGTCCTGGCGCGCAGCGTGCTGCTGTGCCTGGTGATCCCGGCCCTGGTCTGGGACCGCGACGGCCGCGGACTGCACGACCGGGTGGCCCGCGCCGTCCAGGTCCGCAGCTGA
- a CDS encoding DUF4191 domain-containing protein has protein sequence MARKANTTEGADSAENAGRLKQIALTYKMTRRTDSKIGLVVAGVGIVTFGVLLAIGFLIDHPIYVGILGFVLALLAMAIVFGRRAERAAFGQMEGQPGAAAAVLDRVGRGWTTTPAVAMNRSQDVVHRAVGKAGIVLVAEGNPNRVKGLLAAEKKKMARIVIDVPVHDIIVGNDEGQVPLKKVRTKMLKLPRVLTGPQVTAANDRLRAMGDLMSNMPLPKGPMPKGMRMPRGGKMR, from the coding sequence ATGGCGAGGAAGGCAAACACCACTGAAGGCGCGGACAGCGCCGAGAACGCGGGGCGGCTCAAGCAGATCGCCCTGACCTACAAGATGACCAGGCGGACCGACTCCAAGATCGGTCTTGTCGTCGCGGGTGTGGGAATCGTCACCTTCGGTGTCCTCCTCGCGATCGGTTTCTTGATCGACCACCCGATCTACGTGGGCATTCTGGGCTTCGTGCTCGCCCTCCTCGCGATGGCGATCGTCTTCGGGCGACGTGCGGAGCGGGCGGCCTTCGGGCAGATGGAGGGACAGCCCGGTGCCGCGGCGGCGGTGCTGGACCGCGTGGGCCGCGGCTGGACCACGACGCCGGCGGTCGCGATGAACCGCAGCCAGGACGTCGTCCACCGGGCCGTGGGCAAGGCGGGCATCGTGCTGGTGGCCGAGGGCAACCCGAACCGGGTGAAGGGCCTGCTGGCGGCCGAGAAGAAGAAGATGGCCCGCATCGTGATCGACGTACCCGTGCACGACATCATCGTCGGCAATGACGAGGGTCAGGTGCCGCTCAAGAAGGTGCGCACCAAGATGCTGAAGCTGCCGCGCGTCCTGACCGGCCCGCAGGTGACGGCCGCCAACGACCGGCTGCGCGCGATGGGCGACCTGATGAGCAACATGCCGCTGCCGAAGGGCCCGATGCCGAAGGGCATGCGGATGCCGCGCGGCGGAAAGATGCGCTGA